Proteins encoded by one window of Gordonia jinghuaiqii:
- a CDS encoding citrate synthase: MSAETVPADQASDTASATFTYPGGQLELPILKATEGTDSVALGKLLAETNLTTFDGGFVNTASTKSAITYIDGDAGILRYRGIPIEQLAEKSTFIEVSYLLIYGELPTPAQLEDFTTKIQRHTLLHEDLKRFFDGFPRNAHPMPVLSSAVNALSAYYQDSLDPKDDEQVELSTIRLLAKLPTIAAYAYKKSAGQPFLYPDNSLSLVENFLRMTFGFPAEPYEVNPEVAKALDMLFILHADHEQNCSTSTVRLVGSSQANLFTSISGGINALWGPLHGGANQAVLEMLDAIKADGGDTKEFMKRVKNKEAGVKLMGFGHRVYKNYDPRAAIVKKTADTILESLGVQDDLLDIAKGLEEVALSDDYFVERRLYPNVDFYTGVIYRAMGFPTRMFTVLFALGRLPGWIAHWREMHEDPTTKIGRPRQLYTGYTERDYVQMGDR, from the coding sequence GTGTCTGCTGAAACAGTCCCAGCCGACCAGGCGTCCGACACGGCCTCAGCGACCTTCACCTACCCCGGTGGACAGCTGGAGCTCCCGATCCTGAAGGCCACCGAGGGCACTGACTCGGTCGCGCTCGGCAAGCTGCTCGCCGAGACAAATCTGACAACCTTCGACGGTGGCTTCGTGAACACCGCGTCGACCAAGTCGGCCATCACCTACATCGACGGCGACGCAGGCATCCTGCGTTACCGCGGCATCCCCATCGAGCAGCTCGCCGAGAAGTCGACCTTCATCGAGGTGAGCTACCTGCTCATCTACGGTGAACTGCCGACTCCGGCCCAGCTCGAGGATTTCACCACCAAGATCCAGCGGCACACGCTGCTGCACGAGGATCTCAAGCGTTTCTTCGACGGCTTCCCCCGCAACGCGCACCCGATGCCGGTGCTCTCGAGTGCGGTCAACGCGCTGTCGGCGTACTACCAGGACTCGCTCGATCCCAAGGACGACGAGCAGGTCGAGCTGTCGACGATCCGCCTCCTCGCCAAGCTGCCGACGATCGCGGCGTATGCGTACAAGAAGTCGGCCGGACAGCCGTTCCTGTACCCGGACAACTCGCTGAGCCTCGTCGAGAACTTCCTGCGGATGACCTTCGGCTTCCCGGCCGAGCCCTACGAGGTCAACCCCGAGGTCGCCAAGGCCCTCGACATGCTGTTCATCCTGCATGCCGATCACGAGCAGAACTGTTCGACCTCGACGGTCCGCCTCGTCGGCTCGTCGCAGGCCAACCTGTTCACCTCGATCTCCGGCGGCATCAACGCGCTGTGGGGCCCGCTGCACGGCGGCGCCAACCAGGCCGTGCTCGAGATGCTCGACGCGATCAAGGCCGACGGTGGCGACACCAAGGAATTCATGAAGCGGGTGAAGAACAAGGAAGCCGGCGTCAAGCTCATGGGCTTCGGTCACCGCGTCTACAAGAACTACGATCCGCGCGCCGCGATCGTGAAGAAGACTGCCGACACGATCCTGGAATCGCTTGGCGTGCAGGATGATCTGCTCGACATCGCCAAGGGACTCGAAGAGGTCGCCCTGTCCGACGACTACTTCGTCGAGCGTCGCCTCTACCCGAACGTCGATTTCTACACCGGCGTGATCTACCGTGCGATGGGCTTCCCGACGCGGATGTTCACCGTGCTGTTCGCGCTCGGACGCCTGCCCGGATGGATCGCGCACTGGCGTGAGATGCACGAGGACCCGACCACCAAGATCGGCCGTCCGCGTCAGCTCTACACCGGTTACACCGAACGTGACTACGTTCAGATGGGTGATCGCTGA